One Kiritimatiellia bacterium genomic region harbors:
- a CDS encoding glycosyltransferase family 9 protein — MNKRPRFLVLRGGAIGDFIVTLPVFAALRERWPTAQIELIGYPHIAEIARVAGLVDSIGSLHAAQIARFFALNPTIPEDQRAFIQSFDLVFNYFHDPDGTVETNLMRAGARQVISGSPIVRETHAVDHLLKPLESLAIYAAGASPRIDLPEIERAAGRARLGPRQPAWILHPGSGSPSKNWPAGRFIELARRLRETGRQPLFLVGEADAAAREGIERNAADISLLAGLSIREVAQILSVASGYIGNDSGITHLAAAVGAPTLALFGPTDPALWAPRGARVRVLRAPDSRLDSISVEEVFRAAQSLGG; from the coding sequence GTGAACAAGCGGCCCCGATTCCTCGTGCTGCGCGGCGGGGCGATCGGCGATTTCATCGTCACGCTTCCCGTTTTTGCTGCGCTGCGAGAACGATGGCCGACGGCCCAGATTGAACTCATCGGCTACCCCCACATTGCAGAAATTGCCCGGGTCGCCGGGTTGGTCGACTCCATCGGCTCACTGCACGCGGCACAAATCGCCCGATTTTTCGCATTGAATCCAACAATCCCCGAAGACCAGCGCGCGTTCATCCAGTCCTTCGATCTCGTATTCAACTATTTCCACGATCCGGACGGCACCGTGGAAACAAATCTGATGAGAGCCGGCGCCCGTCAGGTGATCAGCGGTTCACCGATCGTCCGCGAGACCCATGCCGTTGACCATCTCCTCAAACCCCTCGAATCCCTTGCGATCTATGCGGCGGGCGCATCCCCGCGGATCGACCTACCGGAGATCGAGCGAGCGGCCGGCCGCGCGCGGCTCGGGCCGCGCCAGCCGGCCTGGATCCTTCACCCCGGAAGCGGCAGTCCTTCCAAAAACTGGCCGGCCGGTCGATTTATCGAGCTCGCGCGTCGCTTGCGAGAAACGGGCCGGCAGCCGTTGTTCCTCGTGGGCGAGGCGGATGCAGCCGCACGGGAAGGAATCGAACGAAACGCCGCGGACATCTCCTTGCTTGCGGGTTTATCCATCCGCGAGGTCGCCCAAATCCTCTCGGTGGCTTCCGGCTACATTGGGAATGACAGCGGGATTACCCACCTGGCTGCGGCAGTCGGGGCGCCAACCCTCGCCCTGTTCGGACCGACGGATCCGGCGCTGTGGGCGCCCCGTGGCGCGCGGGTTCGCGTGTTACGGGCACCAGACAGCCGGCTCGACTCGATCTCAGTCGAGGAGGTCTTTCGGGCGGCTCAATCGCTCGGCGGTTGA
- a CDS encoding alpha/beta hydrolase-fold protein yields MHLSSRWLLAMAALFVGSTHAEPPDGGAVSAQEAAAAVSTVVGDLRIHDGIGSGRIAPRRVSVWLPPGYEDNADRRYPVLYMHDGQNCFDVARSAFGMEWRMDEEATRLIAEGRIEPIIIVGIDNNGELRRDEYGETELGAEYRRFVVETVKPLVDRTYRTKPEASHTATMGASMGGTVSFLLAWERPDVFFGAACLSPAFMDPIQNRVRRHRGKRPPIRLYIDNGELGIDQKLQPGITMMLVRLQQKGFEIDEDLVFFLDEKAEHNEKAWSARVWRPLEFLFGTSRN; encoded by the coding sequence ATGCACCTTTCAAGTCGCTGGCTGCTCGCCATGGCCGCTTTATTCGTCGGATCAACACACGCGGAACCGCCGGATGGGGGCGCCGTTTCCGCGCAGGAAGCTGCGGCTGCGGTTTCCACAGTGGTCGGCGATTTGAGAATCCATGACGGAATAGGCAGCGGGCGGATTGCGCCGCGACGCGTCTCCGTTTGGCTGCCGCCGGGTTACGAAGACAACGCCGATCGTCGCTATCCCGTCCTCTACATGCACGATGGCCAGAATTGCTTCGATGTTGCGCGTTCGGCATTCGGGATGGAATGGCGCATGGACGAAGAGGCGACGCGCCTGATTGCCGAGGGACGGATCGAACCCATTATCATCGTGGGCATTGACAACAACGGCGAGTTGCGACGCGACGAATATGGGGAGACAGAGCTAGGCGCGGAATACAGGAGATTTGTCGTCGAGACGGTAAAGCCGCTGGTGGACCGAACCTACCGCACGAAACCCGAAGCTTCACACACGGCCACGATGGGCGCATCGATGGGCGGAACCGTCTCCTTTTTGCTGGCGTGGGAAAGGCCCGATGTGTTTTTTGGCGCGGCCTGCCTTTCGCCGGCCTTCATGGATCCCATCCAAAATCGGGTTCGCCGGCATCGCGGCAAGCGACCCCCGATTCGGCTGTACATCGATAATGGGGAGCTTGGAATCGACCAGAAGCTGCAACCGGGCATCACGATGATGCTGGTGCGCCTTCAGCAAAAGGGGTTCGAGATCGACGAGGACCTGGTCTTTTTCCTCGACGAGAAGGCCGAACACAACGAAAAAGCCTGGTCCGCGCGCGTCTGGCGCCCTCTCGAGTTTTTGTTCGGCACGTCGCGCAACTAG
- a CDS encoding UTP--glucose-1-phosphate uridylyltransferase: MHPGLGAALKKLQADGATSALLAGFERAFLRVASGESGLIAESEIEPVGSLPTAADAAHHTASGERALAQTAVIKLNGGLGTSMGLDRAKSLLPVKDGLTFLDIIARQILHLRQFCGAPLPLLLMNSYNTEADTLRALAAYPALSEQAAPLSFRQNRIPRLLADTLLPVEWPADPSKEWCPPGHGDLYAALFGSGIAARLLAAGIRYAFVSNADNLGAGLDVGLLGYFADSGAPFMMEVTARTAADRKGGHLARKKGGGYILRESAQCPSEEAHFFQDITRHRFFNTNNLWLDLLALSHFIERHGGPPDLPVMVNRKTVDPKDPSTPAVLQLETAMGAAIGALPGAIAIEVPRSRFSPVKTTDDLLGLWSDAYALSLDHRLELVPARNGIPPAIKLDTAHYKNWSDFAARFPDGAPSLVACESLKVVGDIRFGKNVVIRGSVTVVNRQPAQAFLSDRILENISAEL, from the coding sequence ATGCACCCCGGGCTTGGAGCCGCACTGAAAAAATTGCAGGCGGATGGCGCCACATCGGCTCTTCTCGCCGGATTCGAACGAGCCTTCCTGCGCGTCGCCTCCGGGGAATCCGGCTTGATCGCCGAATCCGAGATCGAACCGGTCGGATCGCTGCCAACCGCGGCCGATGCTGCGCACCACACCGCTTCGGGCGAGCGGGCCCTCGCGCAGACCGCCGTCATCAAGCTCAATGGCGGGCTGGGTACAAGCATGGGCCTCGACCGGGCGAAATCCCTTCTGCCCGTCAAGGACGGTCTGACGTTCCTCGACATCATCGCGCGTCAAATTCTTCATCTCCGACAGTTCTGCGGTGCGCCGCTTCCGCTCCTCCTGATGAACAGCTACAACACGGAAGCGGACACGCTCCGTGCGCTGGCGGCATACCCCGCGCTTTCGGAACAGGCGGCGCCGCTCTCCTTCCGGCAAAACCGTATACCCCGGCTTCTCGCGGATACTCTCCTGCCGGTGGAATGGCCCGCGGACCCTTCTAAGGAATGGTGTCCGCCAGGCCATGGCGACCTGTACGCGGCGCTTTTCGGGTCCGGAATCGCGGCACGATTACTGGCAGCCGGAATCCGCTACGCCTTCGTCTCCAACGCGGACAATCTCGGCGCCGGCCTGGACGTCGGCCTGCTAGGTTATTTCGCGGATTCCGGTGCGCCGTTCATGATGGAAGTGACCGCCCGAACCGCCGCCGACCGCAAGGGGGGCCACCTGGCCCGAAAAAAGGGAGGCGGATACATCCTCCGCGAATCGGCGCAATGCCCGTCGGAGGAAGCACACTTCTTCCAGGACATCACGCGCCACCGTTTCTTCAATACGAACAACCTCTGGCTCGACCTGCTTGCCCTCTCCCATTTCATCGAACGGCACGGCGGTCCGCCGGACCTCCCTGTCATGGTGAATCGAAAGACCGTGGATCCCAAAGATCCTTCCACCCCTGCCGTTTTGCAGTTGGAAACAGCGATGGGCGCCGCCATTGGCGCCCTTCCTGGCGCCATCGCGATTGAGGTGCCCCGGTCCCGATTTAGCCCCGTGAAAACCACGGATGACCTCCTCGGTCTGTGGTCCGATGCCTACGCCCTGAGCCTCGACCATCGCTTGGAACTGGTGCCTGCGCGGAACGGAATCCCTCCCGCGATAAAGCTCGACACAGCGCACTACAAGAATTGGAGCGATTTCGCCGCTCGCTTTCCTGACGGGGCTCCCTCGCTGGTCGCCTGCGAATCGCTAAAGGTAGTGGGAGACATCCGTTTCGGGAAGAATGTGGTGATTCGCGGTTCCGTAACAGTGGTCAATCGCCAACCTGCCCAGGCCTTCCTTTCGGACCGAATTCTCGAAAACATCAGCGCGGAACTTTGA
- a CDS encoding YceI family protein gives MKKLSAVFALIAIGFSGALRAATYEVDPSHSHIGFAVRHMVVATVRGTFDEYVGSFNYDPENPANFSASATIKTASINTRNAKRDDHLRSPDFFDAEQFPEIKFETTGAELAGDQLVVRGNLTMRGVTKEIILPLTFSGIVKDPWGNTRVGFEGSTTINRQDWGISWSKTLDTGGLVVSDDVKIELSVEGIQKSE, from the coding sequence ATGAAAAAACTGAGTGCTGTTTTTGCATTAATCGCCATAGGCTTCTCCGGCGCCCTGCGCGCCGCGACGTATGAGGTCGATCCATCGCACTCCCACATCGGGTTCGCCGTCCGGCACATGGTGGTCGCAACGGTCCGAGGGACCTTTGACGAATATGTGGGATCGTTCAATTATGATCCGGAAAACCCGGCGAATTTTTCGGCATCGGCGACCATCAAGACGGCAAGTATCAACACCCGTAATGCGAAGCGGGACGATCATCTTCGCAGCCCTGATTTTTTTGATGCCGAGCAATTTCCCGAAATCAAATTCGAGACGACGGGCGCCGAACTGGCCGGCGATCAACTCGTGGTGCGCGGAAATCTGACCATGCGAGGAGTGACGAAGGAAATTATCCTGCCTCTCACCTTCAGTGGAATCGTCAAGGATCCCTGGGGCAACACGCGAGTAGGCTTTGAGGGATCGACGACAATCAATCGTCAGGATTGGGGCATTTCGTGGAGTAAAACGCTGGATACCGGTGGCCTGGTCGTTTCCGATGACGTGAAGATCGAGCTCAGCGTTGAGGGCATTCAAAAGTCGGAGTGA
- a CDS encoding DNA topoisomerase IV subunit A yields the protein MSQDTPETISKQAASKKIIDVAKNVYQDIVQRRKKPALRFPIRSLANVKYDPRTGHFEILNRMATRTLSYNTVKTFAQSMRLLATTKNDLLDKNDIAGKREIYYNSKSWGECRFDEQPESDTLLDDIEAMLGVNREQLGYIPEERGGEVCGPLIVIDQDPESGKPIRIDCTKLGTGAWSIPSRVEHLKFETRAKFVLAVETASLFQRLVHHRYYAKANCILVSMSGVPTRACRRFIRRLADEQKIPVLAFTDGDPYGYCNIYRTLKVGSGQAAHINRYFCVPTCRFLGVTPQDIIDYDLEDATHPLEEADIKRAKDALKNDPFVKHYKEWQQALQQMIDMGVRIEQQAFAKHGLNFVLEHYLPEKIKKGQFLP from the coding sequence ATGAGCCAAGATACTCCCGAAACCATCAGCAAACAGGCTGCGTCGAAAAAAATCATCGACGTCGCCAAAAACGTTTATCAGGACATCGTCCAGCGGAGGAAAAAACCCGCCCTCCGATTTCCGATCCGCTCGCTGGCCAATGTCAAGTACGACCCGCGAACGGGCCATTTCGAGATTTTGAACCGAATGGCGACGCGGACCCTCTCTTACAACACCGTCAAAACCTTCGCGCAGTCCATGCGGCTGCTCGCAACGACGAAGAATGACTTGCTCGACAAGAACGATATCGCCGGCAAGCGGGAAATTTATTACAACTCCAAAAGCTGGGGCGAATGCCGATTCGACGAGCAGCCGGAATCCGACACGCTGCTTGATGACATCGAGGCGATGCTCGGAGTGAACCGGGAGCAGCTCGGGTATATCCCGGAGGAACGCGGCGGCGAGGTTTGCGGACCGCTGATCGTGATCGACCAGGACCCCGAATCGGGCAAACCCATCCGGATCGACTGCACCAAGCTCGGCACGGGGGCGTGGAGCATCCCCTCCCGCGTCGAACACCTGAAATTCGAAACCCGCGCGAAGTTTGTGCTCGCCGTCGAAACCGCCTCGCTGTTTCAACGGCTCGTCCACCACCGTTATTATGCGAAGGCCAACTGCATCCTTGTCTCTATGAGCGGCGTACCGACGCGCGCGTGCCGCCGCTTCATCCGCCGGCTTGCGGATGAGCAAAAAATTCCTGTCCTCGCCTTCACCGACGGCGATCCGTACGGCTACTGCAACATCTATCGCACCCTCAAGGTCGGCTCCGGCCAGGCCGCCCACATCAACCGATATTTTTGCGTCCCGACCTGCCGATTCCTTGGCGTGACGCCGCAGGACATCATTGACTACGACCTGGAAGACGCGACGCATCCGCTTGAGGAGGCGGACATCAAGCGCGCAAAAGACGCGTTGAAAAACGATCCGTTCGTAAAACACTACAAGGAGTGGCAGCAGGCGCTCCAGCAAATGATCGACATGGGCGTCCGCATCGAACAGCAGGCATTTGCCAAGCACGGCCTCAACTTCGTCCTCGAACACTACCTGCCCGAAAAAATCAAAAAGGGCCAGTTCCTGCCCTGA
- a CDS encoding phosphatidylserine decarboxylase has product MKVARGFWSHVLVVLAVAVVLSAIARHAGYSVAAWALLASGGLAIAFLAYFFRDPDRPVVEDSRAVVSGADGWVRSVERFREDKYLKTDCVRISTFLTPFDVHVNRAPIAGSIAALDYTPGKHLFTIQEAASDVNEHSSIVIVGRRTRCLVKQIVGPIVRRVVYWLTVGQSVEAGERIGMMKFGSRLDVYLPEEDVEVLVKPGDRVLAGITAIARIRKGDST; this is encoded by the coding sequence ATGAAAGTGGCGAGAGGATTTTGGTCGCATGTGCTCGTGGTGCTGGCGGTAGCCGTTGTGTTGTCGGCGATTGCCCGTCACGCCGGGTACTCTGTCGCTGCATGGGCATTGCTCGCGAGTGGCGGGTTGGCCATCGCGTTTTTGGCATATTTCTTCCGAGACCCCGATCGGCCGGTTGTCGAGGATTCCCGCGCCGTGGTGTCCGGCGCGGATGGATGGGTGCGATCGGTGGAGCGGTTTCGGGAGGACAAGTACCTCAAGACCGACTGCGTGCGGATCAGCACTTTCCTCACGCCGTTTGACGTCCATGTGAACCGAGCGCCGATTGCGGGTTCCATCGCGGCGCTGGATTACACGCCGGGCAAGCACCTGTTCACGATACAGGAGGCGGCCTCCGACGTGAACGAACACAGTTCGATTGTAATCGTCGGCCGCCGCACGCGATGTTTAGTCAAACAAATTGTGGGTCCGATCGTCCGCCGCGTTGTATATTGGCTTACGGTGGGCCAATCGGTCGAGGCGGGCGAGCGCATCGGCATGATGAAATTCGGGTCGAGATTAGATGTTTATCTCCCGGAGGAGGATGTGGAAGTGCTGGTGAAGCCTGGAGACCGCGTCCTCGCCGGAATTACCGCGATTGCTCGCATTCGAAAGGGGGATTCTACATGA
- a CDS encoding thioesterase family protein — MPRQKIILPETWLYETVVPIRITDLNYGRHVGNDTILGLLQEARVRWLRSLGYDSELLEGSLGLILVDLAVRFRSELTYGDDLLVRLTVSEWSHTGFELAYLGLKASDRSEAVRALTGLVFFDYASKRIAAAPPDFRSRVEHSGPPR, encoded by the coding sequence ATGCCTCGACAGAAAATCATCCTGCCGGAGACGTGGCTATACGAAACGGTCGTCCCGATACGGATCACGGACCTGAATTACGGCCGGCACGTGGGTAACGACACGATTCTCGGATTACTTCAAGAGGCGCGGGTGCGATGGTTGCGGTCGCTCGGCTATGACTCGGAACTGCTTGAGGGTTCGCTGGGGCTGATTCTCGTCGATCTCGCTGTGAGATTCCGGTCGGAACTCACCTACGGCGACGATCTTCTCGTCCGACTGACGGTTTCCGAATGGTCGCACACCGGCTTTGAGCTGGCATACCTTGGACTGAAGGCGTCCGATCGCTCGGAGGCGGTGCGAGCGCTGACTGGCCTGGTTTTCTTTGATTACGCCTCGAAGCGAATCGCGGCTGCGCCGCCGGATTTTCGCAGCCGGGTTGAACATTCGGGTCCGCCGCGCTAG
- a CDS encoding YkgJ family cysteine cluster protein: MANADEGRRPGEPRYVFDNGVRFECVRCGRCCTGAPGIIFVNRQDAERIAGHLGLALDTFLATHTRPWKDGHTLVEKANGECVFYEEGRCRIYEVRPTRCRTYPFWPETLRSEEAWRETCAECPGIGRGRIHLRDEILRLIHASWEAGPQSKAHQPPSD, encoded by the coding sequence ATGGCTAATGCCGATGAGGGTCGACGGCCCGGTGAACCCCGGTATGTGTTCGACAACGGCGTCCGATTCGAGTGCGTGCGGTGCGGCCGCTGTTGCACCGGGGCGCCGGGGATCATTTTCGTCAACCGCCAGGATGCGGAACGGATTGCCGGTCATCTCGGCCTGGCGCTTGATACCTTTCTGGCGACCCATACCCGGCCGTGGAAAGACGGCCACACACTGGTTGAAAAAGCGAACGGCGAATGCGTTTTTTATGAAGAGGGCCGCTGCCGGATTTATGAGGTGCGGCCGACCCGTTGCCGAACCTATCCGTTCTGGCCGGAAACCCTGCGTTCGGAGGAAGCGTGGCGCGAAACCTGCGCGGAGTGCCCCGGCATTGGGCGCGGGCGGATCCATTTGAGGGATGAAATTTTGCGATTGATCCACGCGTCGTGGGAGGCGGGCCCCCAATCAAAGGCCCATCAACCGCCGAGCGATTGA
- a CDS encoding CDP-alcohol phosphatidyltransferase family protein, with product MMWRKLLPNLLTLAALGCAMLSILKAVEGEFVAAAQFIMLCLVFDGLDGNIARWCRGATKFGAELDTFVDIIGYGVAPALLAHQLVMKDHGVWGLLYVCFAPMSGALRLARFRVVDPHRGQKGYLGLPITVNAGWVAMMVFATQTGLLREDLFTLAGGPFAAMVWTVSTAMLFLQVSTLRYSKPTKAPLFFFAGIAMVLMLFLKEEIALVSALSMCAYGVFYAFISPFLPRHAELVDRAAESGELESAEDPVRYRSS from the coding sequence ATGATGTGGCGAAAACTTTTGCCGAATTTGCTGACGCTCGCCGCTCTTGGCTGCGCGATGCTGAGCATTCTAAAGGCCGTCGAGGGCGAATTTGTTGCCGCCGCGCAATTCATCATGCTGTGCCTGGTTTTCGACGGGCTTGATGGCAACATCGCCCGTTGGTGCCGGGGCGCGACAAAGTTCGGCGCGGAACTCGATACCTTCGTGGACATTATCGGTTATGGCGTGGCGCCCGCACTACTTGCCCACCAGTTGGTAATGAAGGACCACGGCGTATGGGGTCTTCTTTACGTATGTTTTGCGCCAATGTCCGGGGCGTTGCGGCTGGCGCGATTCCGCGTGGTGGATCCGCACCGTGGGCAGAAGGGCTATCTGGGCTTGCCGATCACGGTCAACGCAGGATGGGTTGCGATGATGGTTTTTGCCACGCAGACGGGTTTGCTCAGGGAGGATCTCTTCACGCTGGCGGGCGGGCCCTTCGCCGCGATGGTCTGGACCGTGTCGACAGCCATGCTGTTTCTGCAGGTCTCGACCTTGCGTTACAGCAAGCCGACCAAGGCTCCTCTGTTTTTCTTCGCCGGCATCGCGATGGTTCTGATGCTTTTCCTCAAGGAAGAGATCGCTTTGGTCTCGGCGCTTTCCATGTGCGCGTATGGTGTGTTTTACGCCTTCATCAGCCCGTTTTTGCCGCGGCATGCCGAGTTGGTGGACCGGGCTGCGGAATCCGGCGAGTTGGAGTCGGCCGAAGATCCCGTCCGCTATCGTTCCTCATAA